A window of Nonomuraea angiospora genomic DNA:
GTAGATCAGCGGCCGCATCAGGTCCGTCCAGGCCGCCTGGAACTCGAAGAGCAGCGTCACCACGACCGCGGGCCGGCACAGCGGCAGCGCGATCCGGGTGAAGATCTTCCAGTTGTTCGCCCCGTCGAGCTTGGCCGCCTCGAACGGCTCTCGCGGCAGCCCCATGAAGAACTGCCGCAGCAGGAAGATGTAGAAGGCGCTGCCGAACAGGTTCTGGGCCCACAGCGGGGTGAGGGTGCCGACCATGCCGAGCGAGTTCCAGATGAGGAACACCGGGATCATGGTGACCACGCCCGGCAGCATCATCGTGGCCAGGAGGAGGCCGAACAGCGCCCCTCTGCCGGGGAAGCGGAAGTAGGCGAACCCCCACGCCACCATCGCGCTGGTGATCGTGACGGTCACCGCCGCCAGCACCGTGACCAGCAGCGTGTTGACCATCCAGAGCGCGAGCGGCGCCTCCTGCCACACCTTGAC
This region includes:
- a CDS encoding carbohydrate ABC transporter permease, with translation MKRAGRILTWAALGVLTVAFIYPFVWLLSASFKPRGEVFDHRLIPETFILDNYVKVWQEAPLALWMVNTLLVTVLAAVTVTITSAMVAWGFAYFRFPGRGALFGLLLATMMLPGVVTMIPVFLIWNSLGMVGTLTPLWAQNLFGSAFYIFLLRQFFMGLPREPFEAAKLDGANNWKIFTRIALPLCRPAVVVTLLFEFQAAWTDLMRPLIYLRDSSTFTVPRGLKALLDQFGFGGEWHWEIVMTASVITTIPMIILFFLGQKHFLRGIATTGSKG